Proteins from a single region of Nitrospirota bacterium:
- a CDS encoding FliI/YscN family ATPase has translation MDLAELIERTDPLAVSGRVAQAVGIVIEGYGPMTSVGELCEVTREDGEGAVLAEVVGFRGDRVLLMPLGEMRGIGPGSRLLMKGHCASVPVGPQLLGRVLDGLGEPLDGKGPLVTEGHYPLHAAPLNPLQRARITQPLDLGVRAINACLTCGLGQKIGIFASAGVGKSVLLGMMSRYTRADVNVIALIGERGREVNEFLERDLTPAALQRSVVIVATSDQPPLVRLRGALIATAIAEYFRDCGKQVLLMMDSLTRLAHSQREVGLAIGEPPTTKGYTPSVFTFLPKLLERVGTGPGSGTITGLYTVLMDGDEVSDPIAETVRSILDGHIVLSRQMAARNHFPAIDLLNSTSRVMKDIVGREHYSAARSMVELMARYQQSEDLILLGAYKAGTNKALDRAVSAQDGINAFLRQEIEQPADLGASVQDLLALVKSTA, from the coding sequence GTGGATCTCGCTGAACTGATTGAACGGACAGATCCGCTCGCCGTCTCCGGCCGTGTGGCCCAGGCGGTCGGAATTGTGATCGAGGGGTATGGCCCCATGACTTCGGTGGGAGAGCTCTGCGAGGTGACGCGCGAGGATGGAGAAGGGGCCGTGCTCGCAGAGGTCGTTGGATTTCGCGGTGATCGTGTCCTCTTGATGCCGCTCGGAGAGATGCGAGGGATCGGCCCTGGAAGCCGGCTCTTGATGAAAGGGCATTGCGCATCGGTCCCGGTCGGTCCGCAACTGCTCGGTCGGGTGCTGGATGGGCTTGGCGAACCACTCGATGGAAAGGGTCCGCTGGTGACAGAGGGTCACTATCCGCTCCATGCGGCCCCTCTCAACCCGCTTCAGCGTGCGCGTATTACACAACCGCTGGATCTCGGTGTCCGGGCGATCAATGCCTGTCTCACGTGTGGTCTGGGGCAAAAGATCGGGATCTTTGCCAGTGCAGGCGTGGGCAAGAGCGTCTTGCTCGGCATGATGAGCCGCTACACCAGAGCCGACGTGAATGTGATTGCTCTGATCGGTGAACGAGGCAGAGAAGTGAACGAATTCCTCGAACGGGACCTCACGCCGGCCGCGCTCCAACGGTCGGTCGTCATTGTGGCCACGTCGGATCAGCCTCCGCTGGTGCGGTTGCGCGGCGCATTGATTGCGACGGCGATTGCGGAATATTTTCGCGATTGCGGAAAGCAGGTCCTGTTGATGATGGACTCGCTGACCCGGTTAGCCCATAGCCAGCGTGAGGTGGGGCTCGCTATCGGCGAACCGCCGACGACAAAGGGGTATACACCGTCGGTCTTTACGTTTCTTCCAAAGCTCCTGGAGCGGGTCGGGACCGGTCCCGGGTCCGGCACGATCACCGGGCTCTATACGGTGCTGATGGACGGCGACGAGGTATCCGATCCTATCGCCGAAACCGTGCGATCGATCCTCGATGGACATATCGTGCTCTCACGGCAGATGGCCGCGCGTAACCATTTTCCGGCGATCGATCTGCTGAACAGCACGAGCCGGGTGATGAAAGACATCGTGGGGCGCGAGCATTATTCTGCAGCCCGGTCCATGGTCGAACTCATGGCCCGCTATCAACAATCGGAAGATCTCATTCTGTTGGGTGCCTATAAGGCGGGGACGAACAAGGCCCTGGACCGGGCCGTTTCCGCACAAGATGGGATCAATGCCTTTCTCCGTCAGGAGATCGAGCAACCGGCCGATCTGGGGGCGTCGGTTCAGGACTTACTCGCGTTGGTGAAGAGCACCGCATGA
- a CDS encoding flagellar FliJ family protein codes for MKLDAVRRYRAQVEDLLRMDLLHARQNLQDAESACQALDAQARMTAERYVAKASSGIALEEFLEWQVTCDAEADLFTQAYQAECRCREEWHQKQQELQIAMQERRTLDRLAERLRQQQRVSQYRAEQLQMDESARRTSGMPSSHNL; via the coding sequence ATGAAGCTCGATGCGGTACGACGCTATCGTGCACAAGTGGAAGACCTGTTGCGTATGGATTTACTTCACGCTCGCCAGAACCTTCAAGATGCAGAGTCCGCCTGTCAGGCCCTCGACGCACAGGCGCGGATGACGGCTGAGCGGTATGTGGCTAAGGCCAGCAGCGGGATCGCGTTAGAAGAGTTTCTTGAATGGCAAGTCACCTGTGATGCGGAAGCCGACTTGTTCACGCAAGCCTATCAGGCTGAATGTCGGTGCCGTGAAGAATGGCATCAGAAACAGCAAGAGTTGCAGATTGCGATGCAGGAGCGTCGGACGCTCGATCGTCTCGCTGAACGGCTACGTCAGCAGCAGCGCGTGAGTCAGTATCGTGCGGAGCAACTGCAAATGGATGAGTCTGCGCGCCGTACGAGTGGGATGCCGAGCTCGCATAATTTATGA
- a CDS encoding flagellar hook-length control protein FliK: protein MDFQQLSPQIGTAPASGDLQPFAAGNSVGVASQARGFSTVLQAASQRVEARREAKSRTSQAERESRSSGTTPSTQRGLSSKTDGNRGPKPRASQSEREDRSPSTTPSVNRSQMQKVTDTADSNNTESRLPQTETEDHSSSGKSDLSMTSQQEKASRTDIESQSPQSETDDGSSSTRSSVDPLLTSLVGASLAAAPSQVDTPQVVLGSDLPTADVDGHSVVSDSLMSQPTTQPAEKGVGMVSSGNLSQVPVVQPKASDMGDIIAKVSTTTSEATPEHDKSDRPATSAEPSDIGMPLTTQQGQNAESPALDQAFPIKEQQEREVSQAPVSSKPMASQDQALVQQAAAMTTLQAGQKGEDVAAESDWSPEQQSPGKGELSLRQQHREATSSVAQAAAAASEFMPAEDQGSNPGAGGQKKDEGLKWLSRIDLQSTEVSSPTLQPRTSESVEGGTQYSSYQQGQGGTSLNSRPASASSVPVPPQANQLSHDPEPTPVPRTQAVQFDLSPVDFGQLRVRVVLSDHTIHTHMSTDRAELGQMLTGQQEQLSTQLSTAGLDLGRFQVHVDQDRTNQSGQDWQSQAHHGPSQQRRESRSQPPPQDAPVSAAPKTGILSYFA, encoded by the coding sequence ATGGACTTTCAACAACTCAGCCCACAGATCGGCACGGCACCGGCGAGCGGAGACCTCCAGCCATTCGCCGCTGGAAATTCGGTTGGCGTGGCTTCTCAGGCGAGGGGATTCTCAACGGTCTTGCAGGCCGCGTCGCAGCGGGTCGAAGCCAGGAGAGAGGCGAAGTCGCGCACCTCTCAGGCTGAGCGAGAAAGTCGGTCATCCGGCACCACGCCGTCCACGCAGCGTGGTCTGTCATCCAAGACCGATGGCAATCGAGGGCCAAAGCCACGTGCCTCTCAGTCAGAGCGTGAAGATCGATCACCCAGTACGACTCCGTCGGTCAACCGGAGCCAGATGCAGAAGGTGACAGACACCGCGGACAGCAATAACACTGAATCTCGTCTCCCCCAGACTGAGACCGAGGATCACTCATCATCAGGAAAGTCCGATCTCTCGATGACCTCACAACAGGAGAAGGCTTCTCGTACGGACATCGAGTCTCAGTCCCCGCAGTCTGAGACCGATGACGGTTCGTCCTCGACCAGGTCTAGCGTTGATCCCCTGTTGACCTCGTTGGTCGGGGCTTCGCTGGCGGCGGCACCCTCCCAGGTCGATACGCCGCAGGTCGTCCTTGGATCGGATCTGCCAACGGCCGATGTTGACGGGCACTCAGTCGTATCCGACTCGTTGATGAGCCAACCGACCACTCAGCCGGCTGAGAAGGGCGTGGGGATGGTTTCTTCAGGCAACCTGTCCCAGGTTCCTGTCGTTCAGCCTAAGGCGTCTGATATGGGTGACATCATTGCCAAGGTGTCTACGACAACGTCAGAAGCGACACCAGAGCATGATAAATCTGATAGGCCTGCAACGTCTGCTGAACCATCCGACATAGGTATGCCGCTCACGACTCAGCAGGGCCAGAACGCTGAGAGCCCTGCTCTCGATCAGGCTTTCCCCATCAAGGAACAGCAAGAGAGAGAGGTGTCTCAGGCTCCTGTTTCATCCAAGCCAATGGCTTCGCAAGATCAGGCGCTCGTGCAGCAGGCCGCGGCGATGACGACGCTGCAGGCTGGTCAGAAGGGCGAGGACGTTGCGGCAGAGTCCGACTGGTCACCGGAACAACAGAGCCCTGGAAAGGGTGAGTTATCGCTCCGGCAACAACATCGTGAGGCCACCTCTTCTGTGGCGCAAGCCGCCGCGGCCGCCTCTGAGTTCATGCCGGCTGAAGATCAGGGCTCTAACCCAGGAGCAGGCGGACAGAAGAAGGACGAGGGGCTGAAGTGGTTATCTCGTATCGATCTTCAATCGACGGAGGTCTCGTCGCCCACTCTACAGCCAAGGACGAGTGAATCAGTTGAAGGAGGAACCCAATACTCGTCGTATCAGCAGGGGCAGGGAGGTACTTCGCTGAATAGTCGCCCTGCGTCGGCATCCTCCGTTCCCGTGCCACCTCAGGCCAACCAGTTGAGCCACGATCCTGAGCCGACGCCTGTTCCACGGACACAGGCCGTGCAGTTTGACCTATCCCCTGTAGACTTCGGTCAGCTTCGTGTCCGTGTCGTTTTGTCCGACCACACGATTCATACACATATGTCGACCGATCGTGCCGAGCTCGGTCAGATGCTGACCGGTCAGCAGGAACAATTGAGCACCCAGTTATCGACTGCCGGGTTGGATTTAGGGCGTTTCCAGGTGCATGTCGATCAGGATCGCACGAACCAGTCCGGGCAGGATTGGCAGTCGCAGGCCCATCACGGTCCATCCCAGCAGCGGCGCGAGTCCCGGTCTCAGCCCCCTCCTCAAGATGCGCCGGTTTCCGCGGCGCCGAAAACCGGTATCCTCAGCTATTTTGCATAA
- a CDS encoding flagellar hook assembly protein FlgD translates to MATINGVTSSTITSAANPTPVSLKQAELGKNDFLNLLVTQLKNQDPLKPMDSSSFVAELAQFSQLEQSANQSSLLSKVLDAQNSSLQYSLLPLIGRDVRVEGAIIQLGATPAPLDYNLNEDAVSVRASILNASNQTIRTLDLGSQSAGDQHVVWDGRDENGTLMPQGTYTYSVAARNSQNQPVPITATSRLTVSGIRVVEGQPRLAAGENTIDPSAVIEFR, encoded by the coding sequence ATGGCCACGATTAATGGAGTCACATCATCGACGATCACATCCGCGGCCAACCCGACGCCGGTCTCGTTGAAACAGGCGGAACTGGGGAAGAACGATTTTCTCAATCTGCTCGTGACACAGCTGAAGAATCAAGATCCCTTGAAGCCGATGGACAGCTCATCGTTTGTGGCGGAGCTAGCACAGTTCAGCCAGCTGGAACAGAGCGCCAATCAATCGTCGCTGCTTAGCAAGGTCCTCGATGCGCAGAACTCAAGTCTGCAGTATTCCCTGTTGCCGTTGATCGGCAGGGACGTGCGGGTCGAGGGTGCGATTATCCAATTGGGCGCCACGCCTGCGCCGCTCGACTACAACCTGAACGAAGATGCGGTATCGGTTCGGGCGTCTATTCTGAATGCGAGCAATCAGACAATCCGGACGCTCGATCTCGGATCGCAGAGCGCAGGAGACCAGCATGTCGTGTGGGACGGGCGAGATGAGAACGGCACGCTGATGCCGCAAGGGACTTATACCTATTCGGTGGCGGCCAGGAATAGCCAGAATCAACCGGTGCCGATTACGGCGACCTCGCGACTGACCGTGTCCGGCATCCGGGTGGTCGAAGGTCAACCGAGATTGGCTGCGGGCGAGAATACGATCGATCCAAGCGCTGTCATCGAGTTTCGTTGA
- a CDS encoding flagellar hook-basal body complex protein → MGLLSSLFAGVSGLNANGTALSVIGNNIANMQTVGFKSSKATFADLISSSISGGSGSVQTGIGVALTSVQGNFSQGSLATSANVLDMAVDGNGFFIVQDAQGGTFYSRAGSFRLDKDNNVVDPSGYKLRGFLADTTGTITGSIGDVALPSTTASPRATNLAFLAANLSSAAPLTGVRGNVVGSAASATTSAVGNLSLNINLNGDGAQTVTVAAGLTGAGLATAIQNAVRTLTPTDPFRGAAYSGFTAAVNAAGIFTFTSGLAGVTNNSTASTGAVVVTANGADTLASNLTMLTGTSTTGTNFDIANPTGTSNFSSSMTVYDSLGNGHLFTTYFTKTGNNTWNYNVTANSNDIATGNYHAANMDTTLGITRVGAGTLTFGTNGTLDRESAALRFDTGTAAGAAGTVPGQLQVDFSGATSDQLITYNYGTSVTTEGGNGLDGTTQFGSQSSVVQLTQDGYAAGSLQAFSVDGNGVINGRFSNGQLRALAQVVLARFPDPLGLTRTGNNTFAESGNSGQPVTGIPESAGLGKLKSNTLELSNVDLGESFIDMIAAQRGFQANSRVITTSDEILQELVNLKR, encoded by the coding sequence ATGGGTCTTTTGTCTTCATTGTTCGCCGGCGTCAGCGGACTCAACGCGAACGGTACCGCGTTGTCGGTGATCGGCAACAATATCGCCAATATGCAAACGGTCGGATTCAAATCGAGCAAAGCGACCTTTGCCGATCTGATCAGTTCGTCGATATCGGGCGGATCCGGCTCCGTCCAGACCGGCATCGGCGTCGCACTGACGTCGGTGCAAGGCAACTTCTCACAAGGGTCGTTGGCCACCTCGGCCAACGTCCTCGATATGGCGGTCGACGGCAACGGATTCTTTATTGTTCAAGATGCCCAGGGCGGCACCTTCTACAGTCGAGCAGGGTCGTTTCGTTTGGATAAGGACAACAACGTCGTCGATCCCAGCGGATACAAATTACGAGGGTTTCTGGCCGATACGACCGGGACGATCACCGGATCGATCGGCGATGTAGCTCTTCCCTCCACCACCGCCTCGCCGCGGGCGACGAACCTGGCGTTCCTCGCCGCCAATTTGAGCTCAGCAGCACCGCTGACGGGAGTGCGGGGGAATGTCGTCGGTTCCGCGGCGTCCGCCACCACCAGCGCTGTCGGCAATCTGTCACTCAATATCAATTTGAACGGCGACGGGGCCCAGACCGTGACCGTGGCTGCTGGTTTGACTGGTGCGGGTTTGGCCACGGCCATTCAAAATGCCGTGCGGACGCTGACGCCCACCGATCCCTTCCGGGGCGCGGCCTACTCGGGCTTTACTGCCGCGGTCAATGCGGCAGGGATTTTCACCTTCACGTCCGGACTTGCCGGAGTGACCAATAACAGTACCGCCAGCACAGGCGCGGTCGTCGTGACTGCCAACGGCGCAGACACCCTGGCCTCCAACCTCACGATGTTGACCGGAACTTCGACGACGGGCACGAATTTCGATATTGCCAATCCGACAGGGACCTCGAATTTCTCCAGCTCCATGACCGTGTACGATTCTCTTGGGAATGGACACCTGTTCACAACCTACTTTACCAAGACCGGGAATAATACCTGGAACTACAATGTGACCGCCAACAGCAACGACATCGCGACGGGCAATTATCATGCGGCCAACATGGATACGACGCTGGGGATCACGAGGGTCGGGGCGGGGACCCTGACGTTTGGAACCAACGGCACGCTGGACCGTGAGAGTGCGGCTCTCCGGTTCGATACGGGCACGGCTGCCGGTGCCGCAGGGACAGTGCCTGGACAGCTCCAGGTCGATTTTAGCGGGGCGACGTCCGATCAGCTGATCACCTATAACTACGGGACCAGCGTGACGACAGAGGGCGGTAACGGATTGGACGGCACCACGCAGTTCGGCTCTCAATCGTCGGTGGTTCAACTGACACAAGACGGTTATGCGGCCGGTTCTCTTCAGGCCTTTTCGGTCGATGGGAACGGGGTCATCAATGGACGGTTCTCCAACGGTCAGTTGCGAGCGCTGGCTCAAGTGGTCTTGGCACGCTTTCCTGACCCCCTTGGTTTGACCAGAACCGGGAACAATACCTTTGCGGAATCCGGCAACTCAGGTCAGCCGGTCACGGGCATACCGGAGAGTGCAGGATTGGGGAAATTGAAGTCCAATACGTTGGAACTGTCCAATGTGGACCTGGGTGAAAGTTTTATCGACATGATCGCCGCCCAACGTGGGTTCCAAGCCAACTCGCGCGTCATCACGACATCCGACGAGATCCTCCAAGAACTCGTCAATCTCAAGCGGTAG
- a CDS encoding flagellar basal body-associated FliL family protein → MSDAAAAEDGKAPVVVTAGIPMKMVIIIVVGTLVLGIGAAFAIFKMTSGGHGSDEAKTDAGESKTSEPKAESHGESGHKGEGKAGVAKGVMFDVDPFIVNLADTQEVKYLKLTVKLEMDNQEGADALTERIPQVRDTILVLLTSKESSSIRTTQGKFQLRDEITQRVNSLLPKPAVHTVYFTDFVVQ, encoded by the coding sequence ATGTCAGATGCAGCAGCGGCTGAAGATGGGAAGGCTCCGGTGGTCGTCACCGCCGGGATCCCCATGAAAATGGTCATCATCATTGTTGTGGGGACTCTCGTGCTGGGCATCGGAGCGGCCTTCGCAATTTTCAAGATGACCTCTGGAGGGCATGGGAGCGACGAGGCGAAAACAGATGCTGGTGAGTCAAAAACCAGCGAACCGAAAGCCGAGAGTCACGGCGAGAGCGGGCATAAAGGAGAGGGGAAAGCCGGCGTGGCCAAGGGCGTCATGTTTGATGTGGACCCCTTCATCGTTAACTTGGCCGATACACAAGAGGTGAAGTACTTGAAGCTGACGGTGAAGCTGGAGATGGACAATCAGGAAGGGGCGGATGCCTTGACCGAACGCATCCCACAGGTACGCGATACGATTCTTGTACTGCTGACCAGCAAAGAATCTTCATCGATCCGCACGACCCAGGGGAAGTTTCAGCTGCGCGACGAAATTACGCAGCGGGTCAACAGTTTGCTCCCCAAGCCGGCCGTACATACGGTGTATTTCACAGACTTCGTCGTGCAATAG
- the fliM gene encoding flagellar motor switch protein FliM, translated as MEKILSQDEIDALLNGVDSGAVESKPPEEPAAASGAKQFDLFNQERIIRGRMPTLELINDRFIRRQTISWGAALHDTIEFAVVGTQITKFGEFLKKVPMPSSMNVFHMEPLRSNGLFVMDAFLVYLIVDYFFGGKGQTHVKPEGRDFTPIQLRVIKKLVEQSFLDLEKAWEALMTVKIQHVRSESNPQFAMVVSASEIVAVVTLQVVIGETARDMFIVYPYSMLEPIKEKLYSGLVSDHVEQDGGWTGRFRERLQECELNVAVRLGTASVKVQDVLNFTAGDVIVLDQRPGDPLDCYVEGYLKFQGSPGVFKGNHACRISKVIA; from the coding sequence ATGGAAAAAATCCTTTCGCAAGACGAAATCGATGCGCTCCTGAACGGGGTGGATTCCGGTGCCGTCGAATCCAAACCGCCGGAGGAGCCGGCTGCCGCATCGGGGGCCAAACAGTTCGATCTGTTCAATCAAGAACGGATCATTCGTGGGCGGATGCCGACGCTCGAGTTGATCAACGATCGGTTTATTCGCAGGCAAACGATTTCGTGGGGGGCGGCGCTGCATGACACGATTGAATTCGCCGTCGTCGGCACACAGATCACCAAGTTCGGCGAATTCCTCAAGAAGGTGCCGATGCCCTCCTCGATGAACGTCTTTCATATGGAGCCGCTTCGCAGTAACGGGCTCTTTGTGATGGACGCGTTCCTGGTCTATCTGATTGTCGATTACTTTTTCGGAGGGAAGGGTCAGACACACGTCAAACCGGAAGGCCGCGATTTTACTCCGATCCAATTGCGCGTCATCAAAAAGCTCGTCGAGCAGTCCTTCCTCGATCTCGAGAAAGCCTGGGAGGCGCTGATGACGGTCAAGATCCAGCATGTGCGCTCTGAAAGTAATCCCCAGTTTGCCATGGTGGTCTCCGCTTCCGAGATTGTGGCTGTGGTGACGCTGCAAGTGGTGATCGGCGAAACCGCCCGCGATATGTTTATCGTCTATCCCTATTCCATGCTCGAACCCATTAAAGAAAAACTCTATTCAGGACTGGTGTCCGATCATGTCGAGCAAGACGGCGGGTGGACGGGCCGGTTTCGAGAGCGATTACAAGAATGCGAGCTCAATGTCGCCGTCAGGCTCGGGACCGCTTCCGTCAAGGTGCAAGACGTGCTCAATTTTACGGCGGGAGATGTCATCGTCTTGGATCAACGTCCGGGCGATCCCTTGGATTGTTATGTCGAGGGATATCTGAAGTTTCAAGGAAGCCCCGGAGTATTCAAGGGGAACCATGCCTGCCGTATATCGAAGGTGATTGCGTAA
- the fliN gene encoding flagellar motor switch protein FliN — translation MADTDVTKPESGTSSPPVASFPQVDNGGAVPTQKNLDFILDIPMQVTVQVGSTKMAIRELLQLGQGSVVELEKLAGEAMEVLVNNKLIARGEVVVVNEKYGIRLTDVISTVERVQQLG, via the coding sequence ATGGCTGATACCGACGTTACAAAACCTGAATCTGGCACATCGTCCCCTCCGGTGGCTTCGTTTCCGCAGGTCGACAATGGTGGGGCTGTGCCGACTCAGAAGAATTTGGATTTCATCCTCGATATTCCCATGCAGGTGACCGTGCAGGTGGGGTCGACCAAGATGGCGATTCGCGAATTACTGCAGCTCGGGCAGGGGTCGGTGGTCGAACTCGAAAAACTTGCGGGCGAAGCCATGGAAGTGCTGGTCAATAACAAGCTGATTGCGCGCGGTGAAGTGGTGGTGGTGAACGAGAAATATGGCATCCGGTTGACCGATGTCATCAGCACGGTCGAACGGGTTCAGCAACTCGGCTAG
- a CDS encoding flagellar biosynthetic protein FliO yields the protein MVDFWDSFLRMAAALALVLALIAGLVALVRRFGGARLFTPVTAPIVQVLGSGYLGPRKTISLVSVAGEFLIIGVTPTDLVSFGRITDQEQVRKLLAQATAAPSKNLSVSSFGLSAQMETDLKGGHAIV from the coding sequence ATGGTCGATTTCTGGGACAGTTTCCTGCGGATGGCGGCAGCCCTTGCGCTGGTCCTGGCTCTTATCGCCGGGCTGGTCGCGCTGGTCAGGCGATTCGGCGGCGCGCGACTGTTCACGCCTGTGACTGCGCCGATCGTGCAGGTGCTGGGGAGCGGTTACCTCGGTCCACGCAAGACGATTTCACTCGTATCGGTGGCAGGAGAGTTCCTGATTATCGGCGTCACCCCCACGGATCTGGTGTCGTTCGGGCGGATTACGGATCAGGAGCAGGTTCGAAAATTGTTGGCCCAGGCGACGGCTGCTCCGTCGAAGAATCTTTCCGTGTCCTCATTCGGCCTATCGGCGCAGATGGAGACGGACCTGAAAGGCGGCCATGCGATTGTGTAA
- the fliP gene encoding flagellar type III secretion system pore protein FliP (The bacterial flagellar biogenesis protein FliP forms a type III secretion system (T3SS)-type pore required for flagellar assembly.) — MRLCNGRLALPAPSICLFFAALICGLSFGLAQDAIGGTNPSVTIDLGQTGPKQTAVVFQILALLTVLSLAPAFFIMVTSFTRIVIVLSFLRQALGTQQVPPNQVLISLALFLTVFVMAPVGQTVYSQAVEPLLAEKISYEEAWTKGIQPIRAFMLRQVRDKDLELFIDLGKIPKPETVDQVPLHVVIPAFILSELRVSFQIGFLIYIPFLIIDMVVASILMAMGMMMLPPVMISLPFKLILFVLADGWYLIVGSLVKSFQ; from the coding sequence ATGCGATTGTGTAACGGCAGGCTGGCGCTACCGGCGCCTTCGATCTGTCTTTTCTTCGCCGCACTGATCTGCGGGCTCTCATTCGGGCTTGCGCAGGATGCCATAGGCGGGACCAACCCTTCTGTCACCATCGATCTGGGACAGACCGGTCCGAAGCAAACGGCCGTCGTCTTTCAAATCCTCGCGTTGTTGACGGTGTTGTCGCTCGCGCCGGCCTTCTTCATCATGGTCACCTCCTTCACCAGAATCGTGATCGTGCTCTCATTTCTCCGGCAGGCGTTGGGTACACAGCAAGTGCCCCCGAACCAGGTCCTGATCAGCCTGGCCCTGTTCCTGACCGTCTTTGTCATGGCGCCGGTGGGGCAGACAGTATACAGCCAGGCGGTCGAGCCGTTGCTGGCTGAAAAGATTTCGTACGAGGAAGCCTGGACGAAAGGCATTCAGCCGATTCGTGCCTTCATGCTGAGACAGGTTCGAGATAAGGACCTGGAGCTCTTCATCGACCTCGGTAAGATTCCGAAGCCGGAAACGGTGGATCAGGTTCCTCTTCATGTGGTGATTCCGGCATTTATTCTCAGCGAATTGAGAGTCTCGTTTCAGATCGGGTTCTTGATCTATATCCCCTTTCTCATTATCGACATGGTGGTGGCCAGCATTTTGATGGCCATGGGGATGATGATGTTGCCGCCGGTGATGATTTCGCTTCCGTTCAAACTAATTTTGTTTGTGTTGGCAGACGGCTGGTATCTCATCGTGGGATCGTTAGTCAAAAGTTTCCAATGA
- the fliQ gene encoding flagellar biosynthesis protein FliQ: MTPEMVTELGRQALETTLLVSAPFLGLSLVVGLAISALQAMTQLNEATLTFVPKVLTIFGAIVVFMPWVLGVMTTFMTELFSNIPNYVH; the protein is encoded by the coding sequence ATGACTCCAGAGATGGTGACAGAGTTAGGTCGGCAGGCCTTAGAGACGACGTTGCTCGTGTCCGCGCCCTTCCTGGGGCTCAGCCTCGTCGTCGGGTTGGCGATCAGTGCTTTGCAAGCCATGACGCAGTTGAATGAAGCCACCTTAACGTTTGTGCCGAAGGTGTTGACCATATTCGGCGCGATCGTGGTGTTCATGCCCTGGGTGTTGGGCGTGATGACGACATTTATGACGGAGCTCTTCAGCAATATTCCGAATTACGTACATTGA
- the fliR gene encoding flagellar biosynthetic protein FliR: protein MTQPLHLLLPEFQSFLVVASRIGGIVAAMPMLSGRTVPPRIKVALVLMLSLALAPAMHLPSVPPDALAMTAGLVSELMIGFVIGMAVRLLFSALEVAGEIVGSQMGFSIAQLLDPMTLHSTPMVGQLFSIVASLVFLSLNAHMMVVAAIVSSYESIPPFGAHLSPAVGEEVLHLSQHMFQVAVQLAGPVLVAVALINILLAMLGRAVTQINVFVLSFPLTIAAGLMVLGLTLPFMVSLLEREFIGLHESITGLLRLMGHG, encoded by the coding sequence GTGACACAGCCACTCCATCTTCTGCTGCCTGAGTTTCAGTCATTTCTCGTCGTGGCCTCCCGTATCGGGGGCATCGTGGCGGCGATGCCGATGTTGAGCGGACGGACCGTTCCGCCTCGCATCAAAGTGGCGCTCGTGCTGATGTTGTCCCTGGCATTAGCGCCGGCGATGCATCTTCCGTCGGTTCCTCCGGACGCCCTTGCCATGACGGCAGGTCTCGTGAGCGAACTGATGATCGGCTTCGTCATCGGCATGGCGGTGAGATTGCTCTTTTCTGCGCTTGAGGTGGCCGGAGAAATTGTCGGAAGCCAGATGGGCTTCAGTATCGCGCAGCTCCTGGATCCGATGACCTTGCATTCCACGCCGATGGTCGGACAATTGTTTAGCATCGTCGCCTCATTGGTCTTTCTCTCGCTGAATGCTCACATGATGGTCGTGGCGGCTATCGTCTCAAGTTATGAGTCGATTCCTCCGTTCGGCGCACATCTCTCGCCCGCCGTCGGCGAGGAAGTGCTGCATCTGTCGCAGCATATGTTTCAAGTGGCCGTGCAGTTGGCTGGACCGGTCCTCGTGGCTGTCGCCCTCATTAATATCCTACTGGCCATGTTGGGACGGGCCGTGACACAGATCAATGTATTCGTGCTGAGTTTCCCATTGACCATCGCAGCCGGGCTCATGGTCTTGGGTTTGACGTTGCCGTTCATGGTGTCGTTGCTCGAACGGGAATTCATCGGATTACACGAGTCGATCACTGGTCTCTTGAGGCTCATGGGACATGGCTGA